One window from the genome of Paraclostridium sordellii encodes:
- the topA gene encoding type I DNA topoisomerase, translated as MAKSLVIVESPAKAKTIEKFLGKSHYTVKASVGHIRDLPKSKLGVDIENNFEPQYINIRGKGDVIKELKKEAKKSKKVFLATDPDREGEAISWHLAHILALEDTENCRIEFNEITKDAIKKAIKNPRNIDIDLVDAQQARRVLDRLLGYQISPILWQKVRKGLSAGRVQSVTTKLICDREKEIEEFVPKEYWTIELDAKTNEGEPLILKFYGENDKKIELENEEQVNDILEKIKNKDLIVSNIESKSRRKSAPKPFTTSMLQQEAANKLGFTTKKTMMIAQELYEGIDIDGEGTVGLISYIRTDSKRISDEAREKAKEFILEEYSEKYYKFEEKKKAKAESKKVQDAHEAIRPTSVERTPDNIKASLSKDQYKLYDLIWRRFVASQMEDSVFDTLNLTCKVDNVTFKATGSKLKFDGYTKVYNFTDREDKILPQLSEDDKLSIDSINPNQHFTQPPARYTEASLVKTLEELGIGRPSTYAPTIATILNREYVEKNGASLCPTELGKIVTTILEDNFQKFVDVDFTADMENMLDGVEEGNIYWKDVVADVYAPLKEAIEEAIENIEKINMDEETDEICETCGSNMVIKYGRFGKFIACKNYPECKTTKPLVNKIGVKCPKCNEGDIILRKSKKGKAFYGCSNYPECDFVSWNKPTGELCSECNSYLVEKVSKSGTKIVCSNKDCKKEKNLENNDKSNE; from the coding sequence ATGGCAAAAAGCTTAGTCATCGTTGAGTCGCCTGCAAAAGCTAAGACCATAGAAAAATTTTTAGGAAAAAGTCATTATACAGTAAAAGCATCAGTAGGACATATAAGAGATTTACCTAAAAGTAAATTAGGAGTAGATATAGAAAATAATTTCGAACCTCAATATATAAATATAAGAGGTAAAGGGGATGTAATAAAGGAACTAAAAAAAGAAGCAAAGAAATCAAAAAAGGTCTTCTTAGCAACCGACCCCGATAGAGAAGGAGAAGCTATATCTTGGCATCTAGCGCATATTTTAGCACTAGAAGATACTGAAAATTGTAGAATTGAATTCAATGAAATAACTAAAGATGCTATAAAAAAAGCAATAAAAAATCCTAGAAATATTGACATAGATTTAGTAGATGCACAACAGGCACGACGTGTTTTAGATAGATTGTTAGGTTATCAAATAAGTCCTATACTTTGGCAAAAAGTTAGAAAAGGACTAAGCGCAGGTAGAGTTCAGTCTGTTACAACTAAATTAATTTGTGACAGAGAAAAAGAAATAGAAGAGTTTGTACCTAAAGAGTACTGGACTATAGAATTAGATGCAAAGACAAATGAAGGAGAGCCATTAATTTTAAAATTCTATGGTGAAAATGACAAAAAAATAGAACTTGAAAATGAAGAACAAGTTAATGATATTTTAGAAAAAATAAAAAATAAAGATTTAATTGTAAGCAATATAGAATCAAAGTCTAGAAGAAAATCAGCTCCAAAGCCATTTACAACAAGTATGCTTCAACAAGAGGCTGCAAATAAACTTGGATTTACTACTAAAAAGACAATGATGATTGCACAGGAATTATATGAAGGTATAGATATAGATGGTGAAGGAACTGTCGGTCTAATTTCATACATAAGAACAGATTCAAAGAGAATTTCAGATGAAGCTAGAGAAAAAGCTAAGGAATTTATTCTTGAAGAATATAGTGAGAAGTATTATAAATTTGAGGAAAAGAAAAAAGCAAAAGCTGAATCCAAAAAAGTACAAGATGCTCATGAAGCTATAAGACCAACATCTGTAGAAAGAACACCAGATAATATAAAAGCTTCTTTAAGTAAAGACCAATATAAGTTATATGATTTAATCTGGAGAAGATTTGTTGCAAGTCAAATGGAAGATTCAGTGTTCGATACTTTAAATTTAACTTGTAAAGTTGATAATGTTACTTTTAAAGCTACTGGATCAAAATTAAAATTTGATGGATATACTAAAGTTTATAACTTCACAGATAGAGAAGATAAAATACTTCCTCAATTATCAGAAGATGATAAACTTTCAATTGATAGTATAAATCCAAATCAACATTTTACACAGCCACCAGCAAGATATACAGAAGCTAGCTTAGTAAAAACTTTAGAAGAGTTAGGAATAGGTAGACCATCTACTTATGCACCAACTATTGCAACAATATTAAATAGAGAATATGTTGAAAAAAATGGAGCAAGTTTATGCCCAACAGAACTTGGGAAAATAGTTACAACTATATTAGAAGATAACTTCCAAAAGTTTGTAGATGTTGATTTTACCGCTGATATGGAAAACATGTTAGATGGAGTTGAAGAAGGAAATATATATTGGAAAGACGTTGTAGCAGATGTTTATGCTCCATTAAAAGAAGCTATAGAGGAAGCTATTGAGAATATAGAAAAAATAAATATGGATGAAGAAACTGATGAGATCTGTGAAACTTGTGGATCTAATATGGTTATAAAATATGGAAGATTTGGTAAGTTTATAGCTTGTAAAAATTATCCTGAATGTAAGACAACCAAGCCACTTGTAAATAAAATTGGAGTCAAATGTCCAAAATGCAATGAAGGAGATATAATTCTTAGAAAATCTAAAAAAGGCAAGGCTTTTTATGGTTGTTCTAATTATCCTGAATGTGATTTTGTTTCATGGAACAAGCCAACAGGTGAACTATGTAGTGAATGTAATTCTTATTTAGTAGAGAAAGTAAGTAAATCAGGAACGAAAATTGTTTGCTCGAATAAAGATTGTAAAAAAGAAAAAAATTTAGAAAATAATGATAAAAGCAATGAATAA
- the dprA gene encoding DNA-processing protein DprA — protein sequence MDKKDIYLWLLSIGGIGNKTIEKIEDNIENIEDLIDYDDKDILKLKNLNLNIKENIVKYKSHSYIDEIKNKLYKYDVGYISKVDKLYPDKLKHIYNSPSILFYKGNINQLKNLSLAMVGTRKPTSYGIWCAQNISEKLSNYGINIVSGLAMGIDEYSHKGCLKGTSKTIAVLGSGVENPLPKSNLKLAEKILSEDGLLISEYGVEHKVSAGNYPARNRIISGISDGVIVVEAANKSGALITVEHALDQGKNVFAMPGNINSDMSKGCHKIIKEGAKLVDNIEDILSEYNLNNFNKISSNDENKPLGGIQKSIFDIIKIKGSLHIDKICDYTNMNIQDINCILNILEIEGMVVEMRNKIYSVK from the coding sequence ATGGATAAAAAAGATATTTATTTATGGTTACTATCCATAGGAGGTATAGGAAATAAAACTATAGAAAAAATAGAAGACAATATTGAAAATATTGAAGATTTAATTGACTATGATGATAAAGATATTTTAAAATTAAAAAATTTAAATTTAAATATTAAAGAGAATATAGTAAAATATAAAAGTCATTCTTATATAGATGAAATTAAAAATAAATTATATAAGTATGATGTAGGGTATATAAGTAAAGTTGATAAATTATATCCAGATAAGTTAAAGCATATATATAACTCACCAAGTATACTTTTTTATAAAGGTAACATAAATCAGTTAAAAAATTTATCATTAGCTATGGTTGGAACAAGAAAGCCGACCTCTTATGGAATATGGTGTGCACAAAATATAAGTGAAAAACTTTCTAATTATGGTATAAATATAGTTAGTGGATTAGCTATGGGAATAGACGAATATTCTCATAAAGGTTGCTTAAAAGGTACGTCTAAAACTATTGCAGTATTGGGCTCAGGTGTGGAAAATCCACTGCCTAAAAGTAATTTAAAATTAGCGGAAAAAATTTTAAGTGAAGATGGTTTACTTATATCAGAATATGGTGTAGAACATAAGGTATCAGCTGGAAACTATCCTGCTAGAAATAGAATCATAAGTGGTATAAGTGATGGAGTTATAGTTGTAGAAGCTGCAAATAAAAGTGGAGCTTTAATAACTGTAGAGCATGCACTTGACCAAGGTAAAAACGTTTTTGCTATGCCAGGAAACATTAACTCGGATATGAGTAAGGGATGTCATAAAATAATAAAAGAAGGTGCAAAGCTAGTTGATAATATAGAAGATATATTAAGTGAATATAATTTAAATAATTTTAATAAAATATCTAGTAATGATGAAAATAAGCCATTAGGAGGTATTCAAAAAAGTATTTTTGACATAATAAAAATAAAAGGAAGCTTGCATATAGATAAGATTTGTGATTATACTAATATGAATATACAAGATATAAATTGCATTTTAAATATTCTTGAAATAGAAGGAATGGTTGTAGAAATGCGAAATAAGATATATAGTGTAAAATAG
- a CDS encoding alpha-hydroxy-acid oxidizing protein, which yields MEYKEMLKNARENLNGSCRVCKVCNGVVCAGEVPGMGGKGSGSAFIDNFKSLDRVKLNMRVIHNVKNPDTTIELFGRKMKAPIFAAPLTGTTLNMGGKLTEREYITSVVDGCLKNDIYPMVGDTAVDEFLIENLRVLKEFDGNGIVFIKPWENSDIKRKIKLAEEAGAFAIGVDIDACGLVTLSMHGKTVEPKSVEAIKDLKASTKLPFILKGIMTKEDALMAVEAGVDAIVVSNHGGRVLDYTPGVCDVLEDIAKTVKGKLIVLADGGVRTGVDVVKMLGLGADGVLIGRPFVTASFGGLSEGVDMYVKKLINELESTMILTGCKDIKSINDKVIFKRD from the coding sequence GTGGAATATAAAGAAATGTTAAAAAATGCAAGAGAGAATTTAAATGGAAGTTGCAGAGTATGTAAGGTCTGTAATGGAGTTGTATGTGCTGGAGAAGTTCCTGGAATGGGTGGTAAAGGAAGTGGAAGTGCATTTATAGATAACTTTAAGAGTTTAGATAGAGTAAAGTTAAATATGAGAGTTATACATAATGTGAAAAATCCAGATACTACTATAGAATTATTCGGAAGAAAAATGAAAGCTCCTATATTTGCAGCTCCACTAACAGGAACAACTTTAAATATGGGTGGGAAATTAACAGAAAGAGAATACATAACTAGTGTTGTTGATGGATGTTTAAAAAATGATATATATCCTATGGTTGGAGATACGGCAGTTGATGAATTTTTAATAGAAAATTTAAGAGTGCTTAAAGAATTTGATGGTAATGGAATTGTATTTATAAAACCTTGGGAAAATTCAGATATAAAAAGAAAAATAAAATTAGCAGAAGAAGCAGGTGCCTTTGCAATAGGTGTAGATATAGATGCCTGTGGATTAGTTACATTATCTATGCACGGAAAAACAGTAGAACCTAAATCTGTTGAAGCTATAAAAGATTTAAAAGCATCTACAAAGTTGCCTTTCATATTAAAAGGTATAATGACTAAAGAAGATGCTTTAATGGCTGTAGAAGCTGGAGTTGACGCTATAGTAGTATCAAATCATGGAGGAAGAGTTCTAGATTATACTCCTGGGGTTTGTGATGTATTAGAAGACATTGCAAAAACTGTTAAAGGTAAACTAATAGTTCTTGCAGATGGAGGGGTTAGAACAGGTGTTGATGTAGTTAAAATGTTAGGGCTTGGAGCAGATGGAGTACTAATAGGTAGACCATTTGTTACAGCTTCATTTGGGGGACTTAGTGAAGGTGTAGATATGTATGTTAAAAAGCTAATAAATGAACTTGAATCTACAATGATACTAACAGGATGTAAAGATATTAAATCTATAAATGATAAAGTAATATTTAAAAGAGACTAA
- a CDS encoding adenosylcobalamin-dependent ribonucleoside-diphosphate reductase codes for MEKIIKRDGSIERFSKAKIEDAVYKSTINSENGIDKKLGKEIAKKVEEIFKSKQKVLTVEEIQDLVEVLLMESDRKDVAKHYILYREKRASVRKKPWDMDELQKSIWKNKYRYNDENFDEWINRISAKNTRIEKLIRQKKFLFAGRILANRGLYKDGLKVTYSNCYVLEPPKDNLEDIFDTAKKLARTFSYGGGVGIDISKLRPKGARVNNSAKNTTGAVSFMELYSMTTGLIGQRGRRGALMISMDVSHPDIEDFIDIKTDLTKITKANISIKINDEFMEAVENDDLYKCEFKVEANDEYIEKEISARKLFMKLCKNNWDYAEPGLLFWDNIKNNHIMSEDNTFLHSGVNPCAEEPLPSGGSCLLGSINLSEFVIQPFYENAMFDINKFKACVREAVIALNQVLDEGLKLHPLKEQQESVEKYRQIGLGVMGIGDMLIKMNLRYGSDKSIELCSLIAKTMLNEAVKQSALLAKEYGPFKEYKEEAIFKSKFFKENIDENIKDLVRDYGLRNSQLLTIPPTGSISTMLGISGGIEPIFNLSYIRKTESLHDEDVYYKVYTPIVKEYMDLNGITDESELPDIFVTAMNLDYNERIKMQQAWQKYIDASISSTINLPNETTVEDVYEIYMKAWKAKLKGITIYRDGCRRSGVLINEKPAKEKEKVKEELAITIESDEKFICPECGNEQMANTGGCSICLKCGYSGCN; via the coding sequence ATGGAAAAGATTATAAAGAGAGATGGAAGTATAGAAAGATTTAGTAAAGCAAAAATTGAAGATGCAGTGTATAAATCAACTATAAACAGCGAAAACGGTATAGATAAAAAACTTGGAAAAGAAATTGCTAAAAAGGTAGAAGAAATATTTAAAAGTAAGCAAAAAGTATTAACTGTAGAAGAAATACAAGATCTAGTAGAAGTATTACTTATGGAATCGGATAGAAAAGATGTTGCAAAACATTATATATTATATAGAGAAAAAAGAGCTAGTGTAAGAAAAAAACCTTGGGATATGGATGAATTACAAAAATCTATATGGAAAAATAAATACAGATATAATGATGAGAATTTTGATGAATGGATAAATAGAATTTCAGCTAAAAATACAAGAATAGAAAAACTAATAAGACAGAAAAAATTCTTGTTTGCAGGTAGAATTCTTGCAAATAGAGGACTATATAAAGATGGATTAAAAGTTACATACTCAAACTGTTACGTGCTAGAACCTCCTAAAGATAACTTAGAAGATATTTTTGATACAGCAAAAAAACTTGCTAGAACATTTAGTTATGGTGGAGGTGTTGGAATAGATATATCAAAGTTAAGACCAAAGGGCGCTAGAGTAAATAATTCAGCTAAAAATACAACAGGGGCAGTTTCATTTATGGAACTTTACAGTATGACTACTGGATTAATAGGTCAAAGAGGAAGAAGAGGAGCACTGATGATATCTATGGATGTTAGTCATCCGGATATAGAAGATTTTATAGATATAAAAACAGATTTAACTAAGATAACAAAAGCTAATATTTCCATAAAAATAAATGATGAATTTATGGAAGCAGTTGAAAATGATGATTTATACAAATGTGAATTTAAGGTAGAAGCAAATGATGAATATATAGAAAAAGAAATAAGTGCTAGAAAGTTATTTATGAAACTTTGTAAAAATAATTGGGATTATGCAGAACCAGGTTTATTATTTTGGGATAATATAAAAAATAATCATATTATGAGTGAAGATAATACATTTTTACATTCTGGAGTTAATCCATGTGCAGAAGAACCTCTTCCAAGTGGAGGAAGTTGTTTACTTGGGTCTATAAACTTATCTGAGTTTGTTATACAGCCATTTTATGAAAATGCAATGTTTGATATTAATAAGTTTAAAGCATGCGTTAGAGAGGCTGTAATAGCCTTAAATCAGGTTTTAGATGAAGGATTAAAACTACATCCGTTAAAAGAACAACAAGAAAGTGTAGAAAAGTATAGACAAATTGGACTAGGTGTAATGGGAATTGGAGATATGCTTATAAAAATGAACTTAAGATATGGTTCAGATAAGTCTATAGAGTTGTGTAGTTTAATTGCAAAAACAATGCTAAATGAAGCAGTAAAACAGTCTGCATTACTTGCAAAAGAATATGGACCATTTAAAGAGTATAAAGAAGAAGCCATATTTAAGTCAAAATTCTTTAAAGAAAATATTGATGAAAACATAAAAGATTTGGTTAGAGATTATGGGCTTAGAAACTCTCAACTACTTACTATACCACCGACAGGGTCTATATCTACTATGCTTGGCATAAGTGGAGGAATAGAACCTATATTTAATTTATCTTATATAAGAAAAACAGAAAGTTTACATGATGAAGATGTTTATTACAAGGTATATACTCCTATAGTTAAAGAATATATGGATTTAAATGGAATAACAGATGAAAGTGAACTGCCAGACATATTTGTTACAGCTATGAATTTAGATTATAATGAAAGAATAAAAATGCAACAAGCATGGCAAAAATATATTGATGCATCTATTTCTTCTACTATAAACTTACCTAATGAAACAACTGTAGAAGATGTTTATGAAATTTATATGAAAGCATGGAAAGCTAAGTTAAAAGGAATAACTATATACAGAGATGGATGTAGAAGAAGTGGAGTTCTTATAAATGAAAAGCCTGCAAAAGAGAAAGAAAAAGTTAAAGAAGAATTAGCAATTACAATAGAATCAGATGAGAAATTTATATGCCCTGAATGTGGTAATGAGCAAATGGCTAATACTGGAGGATGTAGTATTTGTTTAAAATGTGGCTACAGTGGATGTAATTAA
- a CDS encoding YifB family Mg chelatase-like AAA ATPase, which yields MLSIIKSSTLIGIDGIIVKVEVDISNGIPCFSVVGLAGVAIKESRERVKSAILNSGFKFPNSRIVVNLSPADMKKEGSYFDLPIAIGILRNLIDQEDEFLDESMFIGELSLDGKLRKVKGVLSLVINAKNKGIKRIFLPKENENEALFINEIDIIPIDNLSECIDFLNKKINIVKSKPCKIYEKEIYEEDFCDIKGNYFVKRGAEIAAAGNHNFLMIGPPGSGKTMIAKRIRTILPDINEEEVLEISKIYSSSGLTKDKSIVTNRPFRSPHHTATKQALIGGGIDARPGEVVLAHKGILFLDEIAEFDRRILETLRQPIEDKYINVSRIKMNLKYPCNTMFIGAMNPCPCGFYMSDKVCKCRVNDVNRYLNKLSGPLLDRFDMFIEVNSIPYDEFNSEKVEEKSRDIKLRVENARKIQKNRFKNENIDYNSEIKSSKLNTYCILSNDAKETIKVIFNKYNLGNRSYTKLIKTARTIADLNNSETIKQKHILEAFSFRKAYYNYFMAE from the coding sequence ATGTTAAGTATTATAAAATCAAGTACTCTTATAGGAATTGACGGAATTATTGTTAAGGTCGAAGTTGATATATCAAATGGAATTCCTTGTTTTAGCGTTGTTGGACTAGCTGGAGTAGCAATAAAAGAATCAAGGGAAAGGGTAAAATCAGCAATTTTAAACAGTGGATTTAAGTTTCCAAATTCAAGGATAGTTGTTAATTTATCTCCTGCAGATATGAAAAAAGAGGGTTCATACTTTGATTTGCCAATTGCAATAGGAATTTTAAGAAATCTTATAGACCAAGAAGATGAATTTTTAGATGAAAGTATGTTTATAGGCGAACTTTCACTAGATGGGAAGCTTAGGAAGGTTAAAGGGGTCTTATCTTTAGTTATAAATGCAAAAAACAAAGGAATTAAACGAATTTTTTTACCGAAAGAAAATGAAAATGAAGCCTTATTTATAAATGAGATAGATATAATACCAATTGATAACTTATCGGAGTGTATAGATTTTTTAAATAAGAAAATTAATATAGTAAAAAGCAAACCATGTAAGATTTATGAAAAAGAAATTTATGAAGAAGACTTTTGTGATATAAAAGGAAATTACTTTGTCAAAAGAGGAGCAGAAATTGCTGCAGCAGGTAATCATAATTTTTTAATGATAGGGCCTCCCGGTTCAGGAAAAACTATGATAGCAAAAAGAATACGGACTATATTACCAGATATTAATGAAGAAGAAGTTCTTGAAATAAGCAAAATATATAGCTCATCAGGGCTTACAAAAGACAAATCAATAGTAACAAATAGACCATTTAGATCACCACATCATACAGCAACAAAACAAGCTTTAATTGGTGGTGGTATAGATGCTAGACCAGGCGAAGTAGTTCTTGCTCATAAAGGAATATTATTCTTAGATGAAATTGCTGAGTTTGATAGAAGGATTTTAGAAACATTAAGACAACCTATAGAGGATAAATATATTAATGTTTCCAGAATTAAAATGAATTTAAAATATCCGTGCAATACTATGTTTATTGGAGCTATGAATCCATGTCCTTGTGGATTTTATATGTCAGATAAAGTGTGTAAATGTAGAGTTAATGATGTAAATAGATATTTAAATAAATTATCAGGACCATTACTTGATAGGTTTGATATGTTTATAGAGGTAAATTCAATACCATATGATGAATTTAATAGTGAAAAAGTAGAAGAAAAATCAAGGGATATAAAGTTAAGAGTTGAAAATGCCAGAAAAATTCAAAAAAATAGATTTAAAAATGAAAATATCGATTATAACAGTGAAATAAAATCTTCTAAGTTAAATACATACTGTATTTTAAGTAATGATGCAAAAGAAACTATAAAAGTTATATTTAATAAATATAATTTAGGAAATAGAAGTTATACAAAATTAATAAAAACAGCTAGGACTATAGCAGATTTAAATAATAGTGAAACTATAAAGCAAAAACATATATTAGAAGCTTTTTCATTTAGAAAAGCTTACTACAATTATTTTATGGCAGAGTAA
- a CDS encoding ribonuclease HII, whose amino-acid sequence MKEKSVKEINSIIENISTDEYLKYIDILKDDERKSVKNIAVKLAKKLDKMRAENERLEMINIFENEGYEKGFTYIGGIDEAGRGPLAGPVVAAVVVFKPGTKIEGINDSKKLSEAKRDELFEIIKEEALDYGIGIVQKDEIDEYNILNATYMAMKKAVNCLKQKPDYLLVDAAHIPDVDIEQKSIIKGDSKSISIAAASILAKVTRDSIMYEYDKMYPEYGFASHKGYGTDQHYKAIREHGITSIHRRSFLKNIL is encoded by the coding sequence ATGAAAGAAAAAAGTGTAAAAGAAATAAATTCAATTATAGAAAATATTAGTACAGACGAATATTTAAAGTATATAGATATATTAAAAGATGATGAAAGAAAGTCAGTAAAAAACATAGCTGTAAAATTAGCTAAAAAGTTAGATAAAATGAGAGCTGAAAATGAAAGACTAGAAATGATAAATATATTTGAAAATGAAGGCTATGAAAAAGGATTTACATACATAGGTGGAATAGATGAAGCCGGAAGGGGACCTTTAGCAGGACCAGTTGTAGCGGCTGTTGTAGTATTTAAACCAGGAACTAAAATAGAAGGAATAAATGATTCTAAAAAGTTAAGTGAAGCAAAAAGAGATGAGTTGTTTGAAATAATAAAAGAAGAGGCTCTAGATTATGGCATAGGTATAGTGCAAAAAGATGAGATAGATGAATATAACATATTAAATGCAACTTATATGGCTATGAAAAAGGCTGTAAATTGCTTGAAACAAAAACCAGATTATTTATTAGTAGATGCAGCTCATATTCCAGATGTAGATATAGAACAAAAATCTATCATCAAAGGAGATTCAAAGTCTATATCTATTGCAGCAGCTAGTATATTAGCTAAAGTTACAAGGGATAGCATAATGTATGAATATGATAAAATGTATCCAGAATATGGATTTGCGTCTCATAAAGGGTATGGCACAGACCAACATTATAAAGCAATAAGAGAACATGGAATAACATCGATACATAGAAGAAGTTTTTTAAAGAACATACTGTAA
- a CDS encoding YraN family protein, which translates to MNNIEKGRLGEKIATEYLKNKGIYIIKNNYKIKLGEIDIIAKIEDLILFIEVKSRNSNKFGYPAEAVNYKKRSKITNVAKYYMAVNNLENVQVRFDVIEIYLKDRKVNHIESAF; encoded by the coding sequence ATGAATAATATTGAAAAAGGTAGATTAGGTGAAAAAATTGCAACAGAGTACTTAAAGAATAAGGGGATATATATTATAAAAAATAACTACAAAATTAAGCTTGGAGAAATAGACATAATAGCAAAAATAGAAGATTTAATTTTATTTATTGAAGTGAAATCTAGAAATAGCAATAAGTTTGGATATCCAGCAGAAGCTGTTAATTATAAAAAAAGATCAAAAATAACAAATGTTGCAAAATATTATATGGCAGTTAATAATTTAGAAAATGTACAAGTAAGATTTGATGTAATAGAAATATATTTAAAAGATCGAAAAGTTAATCACATTGAAAGTGCTTTTTAA
- the codY gene encoding GTP-sensing pleiotropic transcriptional regulator CodY encodes MASQMLEKTRKINKTLQTSGGSSVSFSLLAEALGEVLDSNAYVVSTKGKILGVYLNVEKDSSVIEDEETHKKMFPEPYTKSLLKLNETKENLTGDEMVELFPYEGDRKNKYLTVVPILSSGQRLGTLILSRYDEKFTDDDLVIAEYSATVIGLEILRAIGEELEGEMRKKAVVQMAIGTLSYSELEAVEHIFEELNGKEGLLVASKIADRVGITRSVIVNALRKFESAGVIESRSLGMKGTHIKVLNDKLIEELDKLKSN; translated from the coding sequence ATGGCGAGTCAAATGCTAGAAAAAACAAGAAAAATAAACAAAACGCTACAAACTAGTGGTGGTAGCAGCGTATCTTTTAGTTTATTAGCCGAGGCATTAGGTGAAGTTTTAGACTCTAATGCTTATGTAGTAAGTACTAAGGGAAAAATATTAGGAGTATATCTTAATGTTGAAAAGGATAGCTCAGTTATAGAAGATGAAGAAACACATAAGAAAATGTTTCCTGAGCCATATACAAAAAGTTTACTTAAGTTAAATGAAACTAAAGAAAACTTAACTGGTGATGAAATGGTTGAGTTATTCCCATACGAGGGAGATAGAAAGAATAAATACTTAACAGTAGTTCCAATATTATCAAGTGGACAAAGATTAGGAACTTTAATACTTTCAAGATATGATGAAAAATTCACTGATGATGATTTAGTAATAGCTGAATACAGTGCAACAGTTATAGGGCTTGAAATATTAAGAGCTATAGGTGAAGAATTAGAGGGAGAAATGAGAAAGAAAGCTGTAGTTCAAATGGCAATCGGAACATTATCTTACTCTGAGTTAGAAGCTGTTGAGCATATATTTGAAGAATTAAATGGAAAAGAAGGCTTACTAGTTGCTAGTAAAATAGCTGATAGAGTAGGTATAACTAGATCTGTAATAGTAAATGCACTTAGAAAATTTGAAAGTGCTGGAGTTATAGAATCAAGATCATTAGGTATGAAAGGTACTCATATAAAAGTACTTAATGACAAGTTAATAGAAGAATTAGATAAGTTAAAATCTAACTAA